The following are from one region of the Sorghum bicolor cultivar BTx623 chromosome 2, Sorghum_bicolor_NCBIv3, whole genome shotgun sequence genome:
- the LOC110432705 gene encoding uncharacterized protein LOC110432705 → MLTAGDAKKALVFVKENQQMVSGGSNVTAEVPGTEEVQGEGDKEKGSHVQSTMQVDDEHANAIGSESEKENSKPKLRSFRRIPREDKKDKKQAPEEVGRKRGREGSEDREVEESRLAKLGKSAVAESQTPVAAERQTGSVGINEDHSLELPGVGKCPSSSRASELKNQCDEGLTQQLLDAVQPRVTAHMNEYLMKEFTEEEVKIALDSIGDLKAPGPDGMPSVFYKKLLDVVGTKLTADVLHVLNGNKLPEGWNDTIISLIPKKEKPEWVSDLRPISLCNVTYKVVSKVLAGRLKTVLDEVSRLSYRKLNKMGELLVLEFATGH, encoded by the exons ATGCTTACTGCTGGGGATGCGAAGAAGGCTTTAGTTTTTGTTAAGGAGAATCAACAGATGGTGTCTGGAGGGAGTAACGTGACGGCTGAAGTTCCTGGGACGGAAGAGGTGCAAGGGGAGGGCGACAAAGAGAAGGGGTCACACGTGCAAAGTACCATGCAGGTGGATGACGAACATGCCAATGCAATAGGTTCAGAGTCTGAAAAGGAGAACTCAAAGCCCAAACTGAGATCCTTCAGGAGGATTCCCAGAGAAGATAAAAAGGATAAAAAACAAGCACCAGAGGAGGTTGGTAGGAAAAGAGGTCGAGAAGGTAGTgaagatagggaagtagaggaAAGTAGGTTGGCAAAGCTGGGGAAGAGTGCGGTTGCGGAGTCACAAACACCAGTTGCAGCGGAGCGGCAGACCGGCTCTGTGGGAATCAATGAAGATCATAGTTTGGAACTGCCGGGGGTTGGGAAATGCCCCAGCAGTTCGCGGGCTTCTGAATT GAAAAATCAGTGTGATGAGGGGCTCACACAGCAGCTCCTTGATGCTGTGCAGCCTCGAGTTACAGCACATATGAATGAGTACTTGATGAAAGAGTTCACCGAGGAGGAAGTGAAGATTGCCCTTGATTCTATAGGGGATCTAAAAGCGCCTGGACCGGATGGCATGCCTTCGGTCTTCTATAAGAAGCTGTTGGATGTTGTGGGAACAAAGCTGACGGCTGATGTTCTGCATGTGTTGAATGGAAACAAATTACCAGAAGGGTGGAATGACACAATAATTTCTCTGATTCCAAAGAAAGAGAAACCAGAATGGGTCTCAGATCTTCGTCCAATCAGTCTTTGTAATGTCACTTATAAAGTGGTGTCAAAGGTCCTTGCTGGTAGACTCAAGACAGTCCTAGATGAG GTTTCTCGGCTCAGTTACAGAAAGCTGAACAAGATGGGAGAATTGCTGGTGTTAGAGTTTGCCACAGGGCACTGA